The Corynebacterium glaucum genome includes a region encoding these proteins:
- a CDS encoding TrmH family RNA methyltransferase produces MDSSNPNAVPGPTEWTEARHGVGPWEGEWPSNPRYDETLLREGDTRNVVDAYRYWSLDAIVADLDKRRHDFHVAIENFEHDMNIGTVVRTANAFLAKEVHIVGKKRWNRRGAMVTDRYQHIRHHKTVADLAEFARGAGLTIVAIDNTPGSVPLEAAKLPKRALLLFGQEGPGVTDDAQRAATMTCSIAQFGSTRSINAGVAAGIAMHAWVRQHADISQAW; encoded by the coding sequence TTGGACTCGAGTAACCCCAACGCCGTTCCCGGGCCGACCGAGTGGACCGAAGCCCGCCACGGTGTCGGGCCGTGGGAGGGGGAGTGGCCCTCGAACCCGCGCTACGACGAGACATTGCTGCGCGAGGGTGACACCCGCAACGTGGTCGACGCGTACCGCTACTGGTCGTTGGACGCGATCGTCGCCGACCTGGACAAACGCCGTCACGATTTCCACGTGGCGATCGAGAACTTCGAGCACGACATGAACATCGGCACAGTCGTGCGCACCGCGAATGCGTTCCTGGCCAAAGAGGTGCACATCGTGGGCAAGAAGCGGTGGAACCGGCGTGGGGCGATGGTGACCGACCGCTACCAGCACATCCGCCACCATAAGACGGTGGCGGATCTCGCGGAGTTCGCGCGTGGGGCGGGGCTGACCATTGTGGCTATCGACAACACACCCGGGTCTGTGCCGCTGGAAGCCGCAAAGCTGCCGAAACGCGCGCTGTTGCTGTTCGGTCAAGAGGGCCCCGGCGTGACCGATGACGCGCAGCGGGCCGCGACCATGACCTGTTCGATTGCGCAGTTCGGCTCGACCCGCTCGATCAACGCCGGGG
- the pyrE gene encoding orotate phosphoribosyltransferase: MNDAKKARLAELVKELAVVHGKVTLSSGREADYYVDLRRATLHHEASPLIGALIRELTEDLEFDAVGGLTLGADPVATAVMHADGRPIDAFVVRKEAKKHGMQRRIEGPSIVGKRVLVVEDTTTTGNSPLTAVEACREEGAEVVAVATVVDRATGADQVLADAGLDYRYLLGLSDLGLE; this comes from the coding sequence ATGAATGATGCCAAAAAAGCCCGCCTCGCTGAGCTGGTCAAAGAGCTGGCAGTGGTGCACGGCAAGGTCACGCTGTCGTCCGGACGTGAAGCCGATTACTACGTTGACCTGCGTCGTGCCACCTTGCACCACGAGGCGAGTCCGCTGATCGGTGCGCTGATCCGCGAGCTCACTGAGGACCTCGAGTTCGATGCCGTTGGCGGGCTGACCCTGGGTGCGGACCCGGTCGCTACCGCCGTGATGCACGCGGACGGTCGCCCGATCGATGCCTTCGTGGTGCGTAAGGAAGCGAAGAAGCACGGGATGCAGCGCCGGATCGAGGGGCCGTCGATTGTGGGCAAGCGGGTGCTGGTGGTGGAGGACACAACGACCACCGGCAACTCGCCGCTGACCGCGGTGGAGGCGTGCCGCGAGGAAGGGGCCGAGGTGGTTGCGGTCGCCACCGTCGTCGACCGTGCGACCGGGGCTGATCAAGTGCTTGCCGACGCCGGCCTGGACTACCGCTACCTCCTCGGACTCTCCGACCTTGGACTCGAGTAA